The stretch of DNA CGCCACAAACGTTGCTCATTGCACTACTGGACCTCTGGAACTCCTTGTGTCATTTGCGCCCTGATCTGTATACTCATATGTCCACATATGTTCATCTGCACTTATTACCTGATTCTTTACACTCTCTACATATTGCACTTCACTGTAAAGTTTGCACATTTAACCTAAAGTAAATGTGAAGTAAATCTGTTTGCTGAACACTGCTCTTCTTGTTAGATCCAAATTGCCTTTCGTTCACTTGTACTTgtgcaatgacaataaagttgagTCTGACCTAATCTAATCTACCCTTTTTACACAATTGGTCCATGCAGATATTTGTGGTCAGTGATTATACACATTGAACATGTTGACTTCACCATGTTTACTTTTGAATCagacacaagacaaacaaggaattgcatcTGGTCCGGCCCCCATCTTTTCATATGTTCAGATAATTTCTTTTCCCTTTTGTAATACTCATTTACTGCTACTTTGGCTTCACCTGAAGCCTCTCCCAGCTCTCACTGGGCTGTTTCCTGGCCAGGTCACATCAGATCTCTGTTTTGCAGACAGATATGTATGTAAAAAACATGGTCTGACTAAAAGCTCAAACTTTTGATTTTGATACCATgatttgttgtgtgttgcttgttcATGATCTAAACATGGGGTATAGGGTTAAGAGTTgtgaggagctggagcctgtCATATTTTACTCATGAGTTAGTCTCTCAATTGAATTATTTTTTATCAAGACATGGAAGTTTAGCAAAATTATAGCTGTAATAAAATTCACGTTCATCAACTGGAGACACTTTTTTCTGTATCCGCTGCCTTACAAGGATCGACCGCTTTCATGGACTTTTGCATCAGAACAATAAAGAACTGCCCCAGTAAGAAAGCTGGTGTCGCCACGTGGCCGCTGGGTGGCGCACAACTACCACGAGGTATCCAATCAACACGCGCATAGCTCCGCACTACGTGGAACCTGATTTCCAAAGATCAAACAACGCTACTAGACAATTGCCTTTAGGTCCTTTTAAGAGATGCACGTGAGCACAAATGTGGGCTGTTTGGTGTAAATATGCAGTTCGCTTTTAACCCCACGGTGCGCGGGCTTTTGCCAGGACATGACGCGCAGCCTGCATGAAGCAGAGGTCATCTAACCGCACCAGGAGCGAGCCGTTCTCACAGGCAGCTGCGGATCATCGCACGACATATTGGCGCGCAGCGGCGGGCGGGGACCGCCTGCGGCTGCTGCCGAATCGACCGGTCCTTTTGCGCAGCTGCACACCGcactttttttaaagcagagaGGCTTGCGGCACGACGCCACCCCATTGCGCCCTCGCTCTCATCTGATTTCTTCGGGGAACGAGATCTCGAGTGGCATGAAAGCGAAGGAAGGCGACGACTGAAGGCTTTCATCCGCGGAGAcgaagcagcggcgccggcagcgGGGCTCGGTCATGGTCGGACGCGGACTGTGGGTATGTAAGCATCGGCTCGGAAAGCGGGGCGGCCGCCCGGGGGTCCTGCCTTTTGTGTGCGCGGCCGCAGCGGCCGCAGCCTTGCTGGCTCTGCTCTTCGTGGACTTGATCGAGTCATGGGTCACCTCCATGAACATGAACACGGCCACGGAGCCGCGCGCCGGCGGCTACCCCCTGCAGAGCGTCCCTCCCACCAGAGCCGACGAATTCCTGCTCATGCCCAGTCCCCTCGTGTGCCAACGTGCTAAGCCTTACCTCATCACCATGGTTACCTCAGCTCCTGCCAATCAAGTGGCACGGGAAGCCATCAGGAAAACCTGGGGAGGGGAAGTGGATGTAAGGGGCTTGCGGGTCATGACCCTGTTCATGGTGGGCGTGGCCACGGACCCTGGACTGGCCAAGCTGCTGATAGAGGAAGCTCGGGAACAAGGGGACCTGGTTCAGGGCCGTTTCCTGGACACCTACTCCAACCTCACCCTAAAAACCCTGTCCATGCTGGGCTGGGTCCGACGGTTCTGTCCTCAGGCTCACTTCATGGCCAAAGTGGATGACGATGTGCTGTTCAACCCCAGCACCCTCCTGCACTTCCTCAACAAGAGCCGTAACCCTTATGAACAAGGGGACCTGTACCTGGGCAGGGTACACCTGCGCGTGGCTCCGGACCGTGACCAGGACAGCAAGCACTACCTCCCTGCAGGGGCCTatcctccctctgtcttccCAGACTATTGCAGTGGTACTGCTTATATTCTGTCTCGCTCCGCATTGCTCAAAATTTCCCTGGCAGCCTCTGCATCGCCTTTATCCACTCCGCTGCCCCCCGAGGATGTGTTTGTGGGCCTGTGCGCTCGGACTGCTGGGGTGCTGCCCTCGCACTGCCCGCTGTTCTCTGGCGGCCCAGGTGTTCCGTACGGACGCTGCTGCTACCAGGCAATGGTGTCCATCCATCACATCGCTCCCAGGGAAATGCTGCAATACTGGGCCGAGGTTCATTCATCGCCTCCCTGCTCCTGGCTGAGTCTACGCGCTTCACTGGGAATGTGCAAAGTCAGGTCCATGCTGGGGTCGGTCCTGGGGCTGGAGCTCGGCCTGTGAGCTCCACTAATGAAGAAAACTGGACTCGATGGCCTGCGCCTCGCTTTAAATACTGTGAATAGCACAAGTGCTCTTCAGGCTGTGTGCGATGAGAGAATTTCACTTTATATTTatagctttatttttttaagctaAAGTTTTGACCAGCTTTTTCTGCAAAATGAGGAAGATTAGGTTGATGTATGGGGAATGTCGCAGTACTGTTTGACTTGTCTTTAGACTGTTCGAGCATTCTGCATTATTCCTGACAAATATTCTAGATGTACAACAAAAGACACTGGCATGCTGATAGTACACAATAGAAACACTGCAACAGCTTCTGATGAATGCTCCAACACAAATGCACTGATTCAATGTTAAAGGCTGCAGGTGTCATTTATGTGACACATCACTAGGTTTTTATTTTGGACTTTAGACTTTGGTGCAATGACAGTTTTTAGATTAGATCCGTAATCGCATGCATCCATAACAGGTCACACCAGATTTACATAGCAAATAAGGAAGTAATAATTAACTACAAGCCATTAAGACTGAAGTCAGTTCTGGAACCGAATTCATGTCAGGCATATGGTGACATTTGACAGAAATATTACCTTGTGTAATGTGTAAATGAAAGCCTCCACTTATCTGTGTGTAAGTGAAGACAAGGCCAGTGTTCTCACACTCGGGACACCGGGTTAGGGCACGTCCTTGTCTCTTTAAGACAAATACATGTGTAGAAATACATCAGACTACTTGTTGTTTATCATATTTTTCTTTACTACtagtgaaatgaaacaaaggaGTCTAATAAGAATATTTTGACTTCTGAGACGAGAACATGACGCAATCTGAAAAGAATGTTGCAACATGAGAGCTGGCGACGGCATCACTTCCTGACTCGTTATCTCTTACATCGAAGTTCTTCAAATTTCCACCATGTCcccattttttaatttatcaaAAAATACTTTTAGAAATTAAACAATAAAGTGAGCTTATTGCAGCACATTAGTATTTTATAATCTAAACTTTATTTGAAAGGGGCAGGGGTTAAAGGGACAAAGGGGAAAGTGgacaacaaacagcagtgaaGAGACAAAAATGCAAGTGTTTGTTTTGGCCTTTTCTTTGCATTACAGGATCACTTAAGTCCCAACCATCTCCTATGATTATATACTGACATACATGCCAGCTGAGCCACTACCTGTTGTGTTTCACATCAaagtgagacaaaaaaaaaaccaacaggAATAAAAGTGTTTATCGAAACATAGCACATTCTTAAAAAGTTTCGTACAGTAGGTTcagattcatttattttatttctcaaAACATTTCAGTTAACAATCAAATCTAAGTTCTCCATTTTGATAGACAAATTAGACATGTCGGCCACAGTCACGTGAACAGGAAGCGCTTCAGGCCGCAGGAATGAAACCCAACTGCTCCACCAATGCACTCAGCACAGAGTATTGATCTGTCTGTTATCCATGAGGACGAGTCCCCATTGGCATCATCACGCAGAATCTCTGCAGTTCGTATTTGCTTTCAGCAACAGGAACGTGTCCTCTGCAATAAGCTCACAGTTCAGTCCCACAAAATGTAGTTGGTTGGTCTTGGAGCTGCACCAAGGCTTCCTTTCTTCTACTTCCTGAATCGGTCCAGAGCAGCACTCTTCTCAGATAatgctgttttctgctttttctgctgCACTCTCTTTCTTTCATCCTTCAGTTTTTTCTCCACTGCTTCCTTGATTAcatcctgcagacaaacaggttAGGAGAGATAAGCCCTGCAGTGCAGATACATCAGGACAAATTACTGGTGTAATTCATTCTATTTTTATGGCTTACTGACCCTCTGATCTTCGTGAGCAACCTTTTTCTTCCGCCTTTCAACAGCACCAGCAGAACTTCGACCCTTTTTCTTAAATCTGGGAACAAATTTTTCTTTGGCAAGTGGGTCATATCcctgagaagaagaaaacagccTTTAAGGTtgcaactaaataaaaatataatcagTATCTATTACCAGAGAGATGTGCATCTTATAGTTGAATGCATCAACACACTAACCAGAGCTTCGACTCTGTCTTGGTGCCTTTGCGCCATATTTGCCCTGTCAACATATCCCAGCTGATTGGGGTCCAGGCTAATAAGCTCTGGCTGAATCTTCTCCAGGAGGGCCTTGACCTCCCATTCCTGTCTCTGCTTGGCACTGCGGAATGGATTTGCATCAAATCCATCAAAGTTGGGCTCACCAGCACCTGTGAGTAAATGTAGAAGATAAATTATAGTTATGGTGAAAACAAAGTGTAGTTCATTAGAAAACACTAAGTTtagcaaaaacatttttcataCAATCACAGTAAACTTAGTAACCTAGTTTCTATTCCTTCATTGTTCAGTCTACTTTTGAAAATGAGCATGAGGAGAAATCACTCCAGACCTGGTATGAGCATGCTGGTGAAACCCTCCCCATGACCGACCCCAAGAACATCCTCAAAGGGACAGAAGTGCAGGCCCCAGACTGCTCCCCGCACTCTGTGAGCCATGTATGGTTTAGTCACTGGCGTGCTCCACACATCCCGGTACACCTGCAGGGAGATTGTTATTGAGGACACATTGAAACCAAGTCAATACTTGTGTAGcccaaataaaaataaagctgaCAACTATTGTAGATGCCTACATATGTATAAGCAATCATTCAAAATAGGGCGAGCAAAATTCTTTTCTTGTATGATAAGGCTTAAGCAGCCACTTCCCACAGATCACATACATTTCTACGCTGACTACTGTAGTTTGACTTCCTTAAGAAGTGACACTGTTCAGAAAGAACATTTTGGACAGTTTTGAGTTAAGATTGTCTTTGGTGTCTGCCACCTGCCTAACAGGTGCACACAGCCTAAACCAAACAAAGGTAAAGTAGAATGCATCAGTTCATTATCCCACAGTAAGGGGGTGATCATGACCTGAACAACATCCCCTGTAGCTGCAGACAGCAGCCCCCTCTGGCTCAGTGACAAACAGGACGCTCCAGCAGGAAGGAAGTACGACTTCAGGGGCTTGAAGGCTCTAATGTCATAGACCTTCATCTTTTTGTCCATGCCAGACGTCACCATGTATCTGTAGAGACAAAAGCATCACAACCTCAGAACATACGTTGACAAACCCGCAGTTAACGGGTCACTACAGGGAATGCTATTAAACATTACTCGTGTAGTGTGACGTCATTGCACCATGTACAGGATGTGGCTTCACAAgaccttcacttcctgtttgttacACATCAAGCTACTTTTAAAGTCTAGGAGCAGATTCTAATTTCAGATTCTGTCTACACAGATAAAAGATCTACATGATTACTAGTCATACAGTGACCTGTTTTCACTGCCTGGACTCAAATCTTATTGATCAGTTTTGCTtgtaaaatctttttttttacagcatgtCGTACTTTCTTCCAGTGAGTGTCGGAGTAtttgctgccccctggtggcaaaCGTTTAAGCCTGgagaaaactgaaaacatacagtatacactCTGGTAGTActgttgatatttgctgtgtgcCTGAGACTTTACATACAATGCTCGAATCTTAAAGTGACTCACGTCCCCGTCTTGTCCACAGCAACAGATCGCACACCACCCTGGTGGCACAGCAACTTCACAAGGGCTTCTTTCTGGTTGGGTGACCAGAGGGTGACCGTGCCATTAGGGTGGCCCAGGTGGATGATGGCATTTTGAGAGTTCTGGCACATCACGTCGAGGCGACCTGACTTGGTGCAAATGGCAGCCACCTCCTTTCCCACAGACACGTCAAGGTACTGCAGAAAACCTGTAGCACTCTGGGGAACGTCAGCAGAAAGGCTTGTCAGATAGATTAACATGTCTGCTTTCTTTTTAAACTAACAGGTCAAAAAGAAAGTATTTCAAAACTTTaagaataattaataattaaagtaaCTGCAGAACTGATCTCATGAGTGTCATTATGTTCATTGCTCCTCAATATCAATAATAGTCATCTCTACATCCACGTGAGACTGCCAACAGAACACACACTATTTGGTTTCAATTCTAGTTAAGAGGGTGTGAAAATAatataacaaaagaaaaagaacttGAACACATTTAGTTCTGATAATATTCTACAGTGTTGAAAACTATAATTTATCTATAAAGTTAATACAGGCAAGATGCCACTGAACTCACCGCTGTGGCGAGCAAAAAGTGGTAGGGAAGAAACTGCATACGGAGGACGTCATTGAACTTGCGGATGCAGTGGAGCTCTATTCCCTTAGAGTCATATATGTAAAGCCACTTCTTCTGAGCCACCGCATACATGGCTTCTGTGTGGAGCCACCTAAACAAAGCCAGTAAGAAGGTTGACAGTAGCTAGTAGATCAAGCAGAGGAGCAAGAAATTGAGATCAGTACTTTGTGTGATGATTTTGTTCTGACTTACTTGACATCATTGACAGACTCCATCACATTTATCtcacacatcagctgtttggtCTGCCAGTCTATACAAGCAACGTGGCCCCTCCTGCCACCAAGCAGCAAGTGACTGTGTACaggaaaaaaattatattaatgATAGATAAAATCGATCACATCGATGATGTGCGGTAAAAAGTCTTGTTTAATTTCATAAATATCTGGAGGCTAGTTCTCTTAATGTTGTGCTAATTGCAGCTTActaatattaaatgtaataCTCATTGTTCCCAAAAACCCTGAAAGAAGATAAATACTACAGTGTGCTAGTGTTACACTGACCGTCCAGTCTTATTGTAATCCAGGCGATATGGTCCAAACTGAGAgagtttcaaattaaaatactgAGGAAGAAAATAAAGAGAGAAAATAAGCACAGCTTAACAAAATGCAACATAAATTAAACTGTACAATTGAAGCTTGACAGTGCTCCACCTTTGCTCCAGATGTTATATCCACAGCCTCTGCAATATCTTCCTGTGATATAGTACATgtgtcttcatcttcatctccttCCAAAAACCTGAGATTACAAGGAACCACGTCACAGCAAAGCTTTCAGGCATTCATGTAGCAGTTGTGCAGGCTGTGTTTATAAGACATTACCCCGGTTCCTCTGGGAGTAGGACGTCGACCCGAGCAGCATGTTCCTGGGCCATTTCTGAATCTTTTTTTGTGCCAGTTATTATGCGTTTCAACTTTAAATTGTTGCGATGGGGCTTCAACTAAAGATTAAAAATGTAAGGTGAATGTAGGAAAAGACAATTATGATGACTagaaattttcttttttttacctttttagaTCTCTCTCTCTTGAACCTCTGCACCCTGTCCTGTCTAACAGGAGCAGGCCCAGGGAACGGGTCGGCTTTCTGAGCGAACAGGGAAAACGCACGAAATGGACTCAGTTGCCAAGACAACATTCGCAACATTTCTCTCATTTTAACACAaggttttgtttaaaaacagtAATAACAGCAACATGCTAAAACACAAGCACCGTTACATGTATTTAGGCTCCTGCATTTACAACGATACCACCTCTGCCAGACGGTATCTGGGGGCAAGACTTAAAAACGTCTCAACGAATGAAGTGCACACTTTTTTTTGCGTTGTcacacagcaggagcaggtcaCACATGCATAACTTTGACTCTCACCCCTGAAATGGAACTCTTCGGAGCATCTTCTCGTTGCCCCTCacgctttcttttctttgtaggTTTTTCCCCATGCTGTGCTTTTAGCCAGTAACGAGCCGGGCGCTTCTGCAGAGGAGAAAACAACGTAGTGTTAGTAAAATCAGTCAGTTTGGTGAGTATGTGTGAGAGGCAGCGCGAACACTACAGCACTATTAGCGTTAGCAAAGGAGTGACGATAACGTTGTTTCTGCCCGTTTAAATTCCTGCATCACATACGTGTAGACGAACAAAAGTGTAACTAGGCTACAGCGATGCATTCTACAATGTCATTTACTTTTGAAGgtaccttttctttttttcccacgTGTGCCTTCTTTACCGTGGCCTCGCCGGCTGACGCCATGTTTGTTGTATACGTTTTGCACTTCCGGTGACGTCACATGCCACACGCAACTTCCGCTTTAACCTGCTATTGAAAGATTaactataataaataataataataataaagttgaatttaaaaaataatcaaaCGTGTGTCTGAAACATTTGTGCAAGAGCAAATTAAAAGTCGATCCAATTTTTATTGTCATATATATTCCGAAAATATTCGGAAGCGTTACCTAGCAACACATTATGACACCGTTTCGTTAACAAAATCTTGAAATCAAGACATTGTTACATCACAAGTCAAGCAGTTTTGACTGACCACAGGTTAACGTATTCATAGGCAACAAAGTTGTTTTAACGTTTTATACATATTCACAAATTCATATTCTTCGGTCCTAACGCACATTTACAACACGCGTGTTTCTGACAAATAATCTAAAGCAAAGAAAGCAGTGGGAAAACAAGAAGCGTAGCTTCCAGCAGGTCCGTGCATGTCTAGAACCCTGGCCGTTGAAAAGAATGACATCCAGAAACCCAAGGGTGCAGGGAAGTGGAATGCACACACAATCCGGCTGTGAACAGATGGAAGTCATCAAAGAGACGTTCCCGCTGTTGTTACAGCTTCTGTTGCATTTCAATGGCTTGAAGGAGGGACTGGTGAAAAGGTGGTTACTGTTAAACAGCGTCCTATCAAATCCTCTCCTATAGTTATTTGAGGAGCTGTGGTTTTGTGGCCAAACATAGGAAGTGCTACAGCTGCACCATCTACAGGCGACTGtagacttgtttttgtttgtttattcaacAATGAAAAGCCAAACTTCACACACATCTAAATTTCTAAAGTTTCGTGTGAAATCAGGAGGTGAAAGATGACCCCCTCCGTGCAGAGGACCGGGCGTGGGCTGAACCCAAATCTCACTGGgcacagagccacagaggaggagctacaaaacaaaaagggtcCGAAAAGGAAAAGGCTGCTCAGCGACTGTGGACAGAACCAAAATCACAGGCGCCGTAACAATGAGCATGTTGGCCGAAATAGACAAGGTAGGCTGCACCAGGCCTCACTTAGCTTTGATGTGTTGTGCATGTCTCTTCTCTTGCAGTGTAATGCTGGCCTGAGGCCTCATTGTACAGGCCAGTGCACACATTGTAAAGCGAGAGCAGATTAAGACTCATGACCTGATTTTACTATTAAGCATTTTACAGCTGCTTATTCTTTTAACAGCTCAAATTGCCTCGACCAGAGCTCTTCGATTTCCATGGAGTGCAAATGATTCACTACTTCACAGACAACTGGGAGGCTGTCCAAAACTTTCAGGCCAGGCCAGATGATATACTTATTGCTACTTACCCCAAAGCAGGTGagtccacaaacacaggaagtcacTGCAAATGTTTCATAGAGCTATAgatctgctccctctcctcaggAACCACATGGGTGTCCTGCATCCTGGACCTGCTCTACTTTGGTCAGACGTCTCCAGAGCGTCAGACGTCCATTCCCATCTATGAACGAGTGCCTTTCCTGGAGATGTTTTTCCCTCCTATCCTTTCAGGTTCAACTACTACACACTTACTACACTTATTCTAGATTTCACTGAATCTAAAATGTTCACACATCTTTAATAGTATCATACGCTTTGCTAAGTTGCTCACTATAGTATCCAGGTCTTTATTTTGCTATATGTTTTCCTACTGTCTCCCTGTAGGAGCTGATCAATTAGAGAAGCTCCCCACGACTCCTCGACTCATTAAGACTcattttccagtccagtttgtgcCGAAGTCCTTCTGGGAGCAGAACTGCAGGGTAGAGTACAGCCCTTCCTGTTTTGTTATGTCGTCGTCTGATCACTGCAGGAACGAGGCACCACGACAAAGTAATTGCGAGCAGTAGCAGCGTTCTTGTCTGTGTGTTCTACAGGGCGTGGAGTAAAAGAGGGCATGCTGTAATTAAACTTACTACTACTCTGACCACATTTTTAGTTAACTAGGATAATAGTAAATGACTTACTAGTAGGAGGTTCACTCTTTGTATCTAAAATAATACATAAACAGTCATAAATTAGAAAAGGAAGTATTATTTATGTAAGTTTGGTTCTTTGCTGATCTTACTGCTAATCTTGCAGCTTCTACTGTCTCTACCTATTTTGTGACGTTTCCATTGTTTTTTCTGTGCAGATAATCTATGTGGCCCGGAATCCCAAGGACAACATGGTGTCCTACTTCCATTTTGATTGTATGAACTGTGTTGAGCCGGATCCTGGAGACTGGAATAGCTTCTTCCAGAGATTCATGGAGGGAAAGAGTATGTTTGAAGTAGAATGTACAGAAATGGAGAAACTCACATTTCCTCCATGTTACTAAAGTATTGTGTGATGTCGTCAGTGGTGTTTGGATCCTGGTACGACCATGTGAGTGGATGGTGGAAGAAGAAACAGACATATTCAAACATCCATTACATGTTCTTTGAAGACCTGGTGGAggtagttgttgttgcaggTTCTCTTCTTTTTCAAGCTGCTGTCCTCCAGCAGGGAATAATACTGCAATCATACGGTTTTATTTTCAGGATACTGGACGGGAAATAGACAAACTCTGCAGTTTTCTCGGTTTGTCTCCTTCAGCAGAGGTGAAGCAGCAAATTACAGGTGAAGTGCAGTTTGACAACATGAAGAAGAACAGCATGGCCAATTATTCTACAATACCAGTCATGAATTTCAAAATCTCCCCCTTCATGAGAAAAGGTAGAGTAAACAGTCAAGTTACGCGCTACAAGAAACAGACAGTATATCTGCGATTGGCTAAAACATTTGACTTCTTCTCTGCAGGGAAAGTTGGTGACTGGAAAGAACACTTGACTGTGGCTCAAAACGAAGAGTTTGATAAAGACTTCAGGAACAAAATGAAGGAGCCCACTCTGCAGTTTCGCACTGAAATATAAAGACCAGTCGGAGCGTTTACATTTAGACTCAACGTGAAAATCAAGTTATTATTTGAATTAActgctatatatatattattaaacatATTTGTATCTAATCTAtattaaaggtccctgcacatgcaaaattcgatttttggacattctggtagatttatatgactccctggttcatgttaagacactcctggtgtgttagaagtacattCTCTacttgtttcacattttgcgaCTTTATCCAATCAGGTTCTGGAACGTTCGGGAGGACTGTCTACGTCTACAGTCTtttgaccactcacagaaccagctctaGCCCCGCCACACGCACTGTGATACGAACTGACAtggggccattagggttcagaaagtgctccgttgttggcTGTTCCAAtcagcatcgcagccttttcattttaacagCGGAGCgagaaaggagaactttatggattcATTTAGTTGTACtagctccagtcctggatcatcaaccatacatgacagtgtcacggaacggcagagagaggacccaaatgcacagtgctgacGCCGTAGACAGATGGTGTGCgtaaaagggctttaatacAGAAATCGTAGTCACtaacagtccaggtcattcacgtATGGGCACAaggattgaggcacagagggagcaggcgtaatcaggtccagttaacaggcagggttcagtaacagaataaacagagtacggtaccggtcaggatcaggcgagaaacagcggtcgggaaactcggaacagggtcgaagacGAGGTAAACTGAAACTAAATGCTGGACGATGACGATCTGGCGCATAACTGAGGTAACAGGTGGCGGTTAAATGCTGGCGGTGATTACTAataacagacaggtgtgtgtaatgagaccgggacgtgaaacgggaactaaccagatgaaaacagaaaccggaagtactaccAAAATATAACAGGAACCAAAACttaagtgaaaacagagtccttcagaataaatgccagaaacaagaaataaaacgaCAAGCAAAAACCCAGATTGTGACAGACAGTAgatttggcaactggttcaggcaaCTTGTGGTAAggtttatcgaaattttaatagCAAATACCCTGTcccattaataaaagtattaaacacatgcaacatCTTGACAGCAAGAGTTGTTGTCACACCATttctctgtaggcattcactgatCCCACATTGCTA from Betta splendens chromosome 7, fBetSpl5.4, whole genome shotgun sequence encodes:
- the b3galt4 gene encoding beta-1,3-galactosyltransferase 9, encoding MVGRGLWVCKHRLGKRGGRPGVLPFVCAAAAAAALLALLFVDLIESWVTSMNMNTATEPRAGGYPLQSVPPTRADEFLLMPSPLVCQRAKPYLITMVTSAPANQVAREAIRKTWGGEVDVRGLRVMTLFMVGVATDPGLAKLLIEEAREQGDLVQGRFLDTYSNLTLKTLSMLGWVRRFCPQAHFMAKVDDDVLFNPSTLLHFLNKSRNPYEQGDLYLGRVHLRVAPDRDQDSKHYLPAGAYPPSVFPDYCSGTAYILSRSALLKISLAASASPLSTPLPPEDVFVGLCARTAGVLPSHCPLFSGGPGVPYGRCCYQAMVSIHHIAPREMLQYWAEVHSSPPCSWLSLRASLGMCKVRSMLGSVLGLELGL
- the wdr46 gene encoding WD repeat-containing protein 46 gives rise to the protein MASAGEATVKKAHVGKKEKKRPARYWLKAQHGEKPTKKRKREGQREDAPKSSISGKADPFPGPAPVRQDRVQRFKRERSKKLKPHRNNLKLKRIITGTKKDSEMAQEHAARVDVLLPEEPGFLEGDEDEDTCTISQEDIAEAVDITSGAKYFNLKLSQFGPYRLDYNKTGRHLLLGGRRGHVACIDWQTKQLMCEINVMESVNDVKWLHTEAMYAVAQKKWLYIYDSKGIELHCIRKFNDVLRMQFLPYHFLLATASATGFLQYLDVSVGKEVAAICTKSGRLDVMCQNSQNAIIHLGHPNGTVTLWSPNQKEALVKLLCHQGGVRSVAVDKTGTYMVTSGMDKKMKVYDIRAFKPLKSYFLPAGASCLSLSQRGLLSAATGDVVQVYRDVWSTPVTKPYMAHRVRGAVWGLHFCPFEDVLGVGHGEGFTSMLIPGAGEPNFDGFDANPFRSAKQRQEWEVKALLEKIQPELISLDPNQLGYVDRANMAQRHQDRVEALGYDPLAKEKFVPRFKKKGRSSAGAVERRKKKVAHEDQRDVIKEAVEKKLKDERKRVQQKKQKTALSEKSAALDRFRK
- the LOC114858329 gene encoding cytosolic sulfotransferase 3-like; amino-acid sequence: MSMLAEIDKLKLPRPELFDFHGVQMIHYFTDNWEAVQNFQARPDDILIATYPKAGTTWVSCILDLLYFGQTSPERQTSIPIYERVPFLEMFFPPILSGADQLEKLPTTPRLIKTHFPVQFVPKSFWEQNCRIIYVARNPKDNMVSYFHFDCMNCVEPDPGDWNSFFQRFMEGKMVFGSWYDHVSGWWKKKQTYSNIHYMFFEDLVEDTGREIDKLCSFLGLSPSAEVKQQITGEVQFDNMKKNSMANYSTIPVMNFKISPFMRKGKVGDWKEHLTVAQNEEFDKDFRNKMKEPTLQFRTEI